The following are encoded together in the Choloepus didactylus isolate mChoDid1 chromosome 7, mChoDid1.pri, whole genome shotgun sequence genome:
- the LOC119540459 gene encoding 60S ribosomal protein L29-like, whose amino-acid sequence MAKSKNHTMHNQSWKWHRNGIKKPHSQRYESLKGVDPKFVRNMRFTKKHNKKGLKKMQANNAKAMSTRAEAIKALVKPKEVKPKIPKSSSCKLNRLAYIAHPKLGKRVHVCITKGLGLCRPKSKAKDKTKAQAQAPAQVTAPGQAPKGAQVPTKAPE is encoded by the coding sequence ATGGCCAAGTCCAAGAACCACACCATGCACAACCAGTCCTGGAAATGGCACAGAAATGGCATCAAGAAGCCCCACTCACAAAGATATGAATCGCTGAAGGGGGTGGACCCCAAGTTCGTAAGAAACATGCGTTTTACCAAGAAGCATAACAAGAAGGGCCTGAAGAAGATGCAGGCCAACAATGCCAAGGCCATGAGCACACGTGCAGAGGCCATCAAGGCTCTCGTAAAGCCCAAAGAGGTCAAGCCCAAGATCCCAAAGAGCAGTAGCTGCAAGCTCAATCGCCTGGCCTACATTGCCCACCCCAAGCTCGGGAAGCGTGTTCATGTGTGTATCACCAAGGGGCTCGGACTCTGCCGACCAAAGTCCAAGGCCAAGGATAAAACCAAGGCCCAGGCTCAGGCTCCAGCTCAGGTTACTGCTCCCGGTCAGGCTCCCAAAGGTGCCCAGGTCCCCACGAAGGCTCCTGAGTAG